A section of the Centropristis striata isolate RG_2023a ecotype Rhode Island chromosome 7, C.striata_1.0, whole genome shotgun sequence genome encodes:
- the hic2 gene encoding hypermethylated in cancer 2 protein, which yields MELPNHAKQLLLQLNQQRAKGFLCDVIIVVENALFRAHKNILAASSIYFKSLVLHDNLINLDTEMVNPSVFRQVLDFIYTGKLLSSSDQSSEQNFSALLTAASYLQLHDLAALCRKKLKRSGGKPLPGKPSTPGPLSRLRLNNQRLSTSTPAGPNNHYPPTPSDADQPQPDEGLRDKLSDDEMFVGSSGRNGNGGNGSSNGNLSSGGSAGEPDLGLDLSKKSPPSAGTATDALSPHSNSQESPQSASVSTTNSASLDDSSTTLPGADTCGSDAMELNSSKASEETQNQPDGPPPQKKSRQGARKNEWPKREASGLKSEDHDRPLVNGVIVGPKDGRSSDQSLQCKDEEEGGENGQDHTDESGQSDGESAGGGGGNGGGHQSANYVYRQEGFEPAFGDNLYVCIPCGKGFPSSEQLNAHVETHNEDELYIKEEGGTFVKEEDEEEAEDLSAPVGPSSFGSETRPFKCTVCSKSYKDPATLRQHEKSHWLTRPFPCNICGKMFTQRGTMTRHMRSHLGLKPFACEECGMRFTRQYRLTEHMRVHSGEKPYECQLCGGKFTQQRNLISHLRMHTSPS from the coding sequence ATGGAACTGCCAAATCATGCCAAACAACTGCTGCTGCAACTCAACCAGCAGAGAGCCAAGGGCTTCCTGTGTGATGTTATCATCGTGGTGGAGAATGCACTGTTCCGCGCCCACAAAAACATCTTGGCGGCGAGCAGCATCTACTTCAAATCTTTGGTCCTCCACGATAACCTCATTAACCTCGACACAGAGATGGTTAACCCCTCTGTATTCAGACAAGTTCTGGACTTCATCTACACTGGGAAGCTCCTGTCCTCGTCGGACCAGAGCAGTGAGCAGAACTTCAGTGCCCTCTTAACCGCAGCTAGCTACCTCCAGCTCCATGACCTCGCTGCTCTGTGCAGAAAGAAGCTCAAGCGCAGTGGTGGGAAACCCCTGCCAGGAAAACCCTCCACTCCAGGTCCCCTTAGCCGTTTACGCCTCAACAACCAGCGCCTTTCCACTTCTACCCCTGCTGGCCCCAACAACCACTATCCTCCGACCCCCTCGGATGCCGACCAGCCACAGCCAGATGAAGGCCTTCGGGACAAGCTTTCTGACGACGAAATGTTTGTTGGCAGCTCTGGGAGGAACGGCAATGGGGGGAATGGCAGCAGTAATGGTAATCTCAGCAGTGGAGGAAGTGCTGGGGAACCAGATCTTGGACTAGATCTTTCCAAGAAGAGCCCTCCCTCTGCGGGCACAGCCACTGATGCCCTCAGCCCACACAGCAACTCCCAAGAGTCCCCTCAATCTGCCTCAGTATCCACAACCAACAGTGCCTCACTGGATGACTCCTCTACCACCCTACCAGGTGCAGACACCTGTGGCTCAGATGCCATGGAGCTCAACTCCTCTAAAGCCTCAGAGGAAACCCAAAACCAGCCCGATGGCCCCCCACCACAGAAGAAATCCCGGCAGGGTGCTCGCAAGAACGAATGGCCTAAGAGAGAGGCATCAGGGTTAAAGTCTGAAGATCACGACAGACCTCTGGTTAATGGGGTGATCGTGGGTCCTAAAGATGGCCGCTCCTCCGACCAGTCCCTCCAGTGTAAAGacgaggaggaaggaggagagaacGGTCAGGACCACACTGATGAGAGCGGGCAGAGTGATGGCGAGAgtgcaggaggtggaggaggaaacGGAGGGGGACACCAGAGCGCCAACTACGTGTACCGGCAGGAAGGTTTTGAGCCAGCATTCGGAGACAACCTCTATGTGTGCATTCCTTGTGGTAAGGGCTTCCCCAGTTCTGAGCAGCTCAATGCTCACGTGGAGACACACAATGAGGATGAGCTCTACATCAAAGAGGAGGGAGGGACCTTTGTGAaagaggaagacgaggaggaggcagaggacCTCTCTGCCCCCGTGGGGCCATCCAGCTTTGGCTCTGAAACGCGTCCGTTCAAGTGTACAGTCTGCAGTAAGAGCTACAAAGACCCCGCGACGCTGAGACAACACGAAAAGAGCCATTGGCTGACCAGGCCTTTCCCCTGCAACATCTGCGGCAAAATGTTCACCCAGAGGGGCACCATGACGCGCCACATGCGCAGCCACCTCGGCCTCAAGCCCTTTGCATGTGAAGAGTGTGGCATGCGCTTCACACGACAGTACCGTCTGACAGAGCACATGCGTGTCCACTCTGGGGAGAAGCCGTACGAATGCCAGCTATGCGGGGGGAAGTTTACCCAGCAGCGCAACCTCATCAGTCACCTGAGAATGCACACCTCACCCTCTTAG